A window from Nitrospira sp. ND1 encodes these proteins:
- a CDS encoding MlaD family protein, with product MEPKVNYILVGAFVVLLGATILGAIFWLGKTDYRGIYDRYYVYTRESVAGLSVDSTVKYRGVDVGRVKQVILNPENAEEVRVTLDIVGGTPVKTDTQAVLVTQGLTGLVTLNLTGGTREAPLLTPSAGQDYPVIKSVPSLFGRLDGTLAKLLSDQGLSTLVANLNGLAQNAASALDEENRTVLKQILRDLSEVTKVLAERSGQMDRGVQQAVQAADQSARMTEQLGKQLPALVERLSRSAAGLQQMTEDLSRTSRSVGEMVGASRPGIEQFSRQTLADTGLLVTELRQLTATLNRVAQQVERQPNVLVLGRSSQPKGPGE from the coding sequence ATGGAACCGAAGGTGAACTATATCCTGGTCGGCGCGTTCGTCGTCCTGCTGGGCGCCACGATCCTCGGTGCGATTTTCTGGTTGGGCAAAACCGACTATCGCGGGATCTACGATCGGTATTATGTCTATACGCGTGAGTCCGTCGCCGGACTCAGCGTCGATTCGACCGTGAAGTATCGCGGGGTGGATGTCGGGCGTGTGAAACAAGTCATCCTCAACCCTGAGAATGCCGAAGAGGTGCGGGTGACTCTGGACATTGTCGGCGGGACACCCGTCAAGACCGATACGCAGGCTGTGCTGGTCACGCAAGGGCTCACGGGCTTGGTCACGCTCAATTTGACGGGTGGTACCCGGGAGGCGCCTCTCCTGACGCCGAGTGCCGGGCAAGACTATCCGGTCATCAAGAGCGTGCCCTCGTTATTCGGTCGTCTGGACGGGACGCTGGCGAAACTGTTGTCGGATCAAGGCCTGTCGACCCTCGTGGCCAATCTGAACGGGTTGGCCCAAAATGCTGCTTCTGCGCTGGATGAAGAGAATCGTACGGTCTTGAAGCAGATCCTGAGAGATCTGTCGGAGGTCACAAAAGTGCTGGCGGAGCGCAGCGGTCAGATGGACCGCGGAGTTCAGCAGGCGGTGCAGGCGGCCGATCAGTCGGCGCGTATGACGGAGCAACTCGGTAAACAGCTTCCCGCGCTGGTGGAGCGCCTGAGCAGGAGCGCGGCCGGATTGCAGCAGATGACGGAAGACTTATCGCGGACAAGCCGCTCGGTCGGAGAGATGGTCGGCGCCAGTCGGCCCGGCATCGAACAGTTTTCGCGGCAGACGCTGGCCGATACGGGGCTGCTCGTCACGGAGCTCCGGCAACTGACCGCCACCTTGAATCGTGTGGCGCAGCAGGTCGAGCGGCAACCGAATGTGCTGGTCCTGGGCCGATCCTCCCAGCCGAAAGGCCCGGGGGAATGA
- a CDS encoding ABC-type transport auxiliary lipoprotein family protein — MVTLSCALAACVLPRSTENPVHTFLLTLDESAWSAGVRAAQPGIHGVLVVGLPQAEAGFEQPRMAYLRRPYEVSYYATNVWVDAPARMLAPLLVRSLEATGLWRVVVSMPTVVRGDYRLDTSELLLQQEFLQPPSRTRLQLRAQLLEMKEQRVLGVRSFEVLEPTSSDDAYGGVQAANRAVTHLLETLNDWVASCLRGAGKDAC, encoded by the coding sequence ATGGTCACGCTGTCATGCGCGCTCGCTGCCTGCGTGTTGCCTCGATCCACAGAGAATCCGGTCCATACCTTTCTGCTGACTCTCGATGAGTCCGCCTGGAGTGCGGGTGTGCGCGCCGCACAACCGGGAATCCACGGTGTGCTGGTCGTCGGGTTGCCGCAGGCGGAGGCCGGATTTGAGCAGCCGCGGATGGCCTACCTGCGACGGCCGTATGAAGTGAGTTATTACGCCACCAACGTCTGGGTCGATGCCCCGGCGCGAATGTTGGCGCCCTTGCTGGTCCGCTCGCTGGAGGCCACCGGCCTCTGGCGTGTGGTGGTGTCCATGCCTACGGTAGTCCGGGGTGATTATCGGCTGGACACCTCGGAGTTGTTGCTGCAGCAAGAGTTTCTTCAGCCACCGAGTCGGACTCGATTGCAGTTGCGCGCGCAATTGCTCGAAATGAAGGAGCAACGCGTGCTGGGAGTCCGGAGTTTTGAGGTCCTCGAACCGACCTCGAGCGACGATGCCTATGGAGGTGTTCAGGCGGCCAATCGTGCCGTGACCCATCTGCTCGAGACGCTGAATGACTGGGTCGCGTCTTGTCTGCGAGGCGCGGGGAAGGACGCCTGTTGA